Proteins encoded together in one Quercus lobata isolate SW786 chromosome 3, ValleyOak3.0 Primary Assembly, whole genome shotgun sequence window:
- the LOC115979862 gene encoding topless-related protein 3, protein MSSLSRELVFLILQFLEEEKFKESVHKLEKESGFFFNMKYFEEKVQAGEWEEVEKYLSGFTKVDDNRYSMKIFFEIRKQKYLEALDRQDKAKAVEILVNDLKVFSTFNEELYKEITQLLTLSNFRENEQLSKYGDTKTARSIMLIELKKLIEANPLFREKLVFPTLKSSRLRTLINQSLNWQHQLCKNPRPNPDIKTLFTDHTCSPPNGPLAPTPVNLPVTAVAKPAAYSSLGAHGPFPPTAAAANANALAGWMANASASSVQASVVTASSIPVPQNQVPILKRPRTPPAASGMVDYPSTDHEQLMKRLRSAQSVEEVTYPTTRQQAPWSLEDLPRAVVVTLHQGYTVTSMDFHPSHHTLLLVGSSNGEITLWEVASRERLVSKPFKIWEIASCSLGFQASVTKDTQISVSRVTWSPDGNFVGVAFTKHLIHLYAYHGSNDLRQNLEIDAHIGAVNDLAFAHPNKQLCLVSCGDDKLIKVWDSAGRRLFVFEGHEAPVYSICPHHKENIQFIFSTACDGKIKAWLYDNMGSRVDYDAPGHWCTTMLYSADGSRLFSCGTSKDGDSFLVEWNESEGAIKRSYIGFRKKSAGVVQFDTTQNHFLAAGEDSQIKFWDMDNNNILASTEADGGLPSLPRLRFNKEGNLLAVTTADNGFKILANAAGLRSLRPIEPPSFEALRSPIESAAAKVSGSPAITNVNPVNCKVERSSPVRPSPIINGVDPNGRSMEKPRTMEDVTDRTKPWQLSEIVDAVQCRLVTLPEGTDSSSKVVRLLYTNSGIGVLALGSNGVQKLWKWTRNEQNPSGKATANVVPQHWQPNSGLLMANDVSGVNLEESVPCIALSKNDSYVMSACGGKVSLFNMMTFKVMTTFMAAPPASTFLAFHPQDNNIIAIGMEDSTIHIYNVRVDEVKSKLKGHQKRITGLAFSTNLNILVSSGADAQLCVWSIDTWEKRKSFTIQIPAGKATVGDTRVQFHSDQTRLLVVHETQLAIYDASKMDRIRQWVPQDALSAPISYAAYSCNSQLVYATFSDGNIGVFDADSLRLRCRIAPSAYLSQAALNGSQSVHPLVVAANPLDRNQFAVGLTDGSVKVIEPTESEGKWGSSPPMDNGIPNGRTASSSIASNHTPDQTQR, encoded by the exons ATGTCATCTTTGAGCAGAGAATTGGTGTTTCTCATACTTCAATTCCTTGAGGAGGAGAAGTTCAAGGAGTCTGTGCACAA GCTTGAGAAAGAATCAGGGTTTTTCTTCAACATGAAGTACTTTGAGGAAAAAGTTCAGGCTGGAGAGTGGGAAGAAGTCGAGAAGTATTTATCAGGATTTACCAAAGTCGATGATAATAGATACTCCATGAAGATATTCTTTGAAATCAGGAAGCAGAAGTATCTTGAAGCACTTGATCG GCAAGACAAGGCAAAGGCTGTTGAAATATTAGTGAATGATTTGAAAGTTTTCTCAACATTCAATGAGGAATTGTACAAAGAAATCACTCAGCTTTTAACTCTTAGCAATTTCAG GGAAAATGAGCAGCTGTCCAAGTATGGTGATACCAAAACAGCTCGTAGCATAATGTTGATTGAGCTTAAAAAACTCATAGAAGCAAATCCCCTGTTTCGTGAGAAGCTTGTTTTCCCTACTCTGAAGTCATCAAGACTTCGGACTTTAATAAACCAAAG TTTGAATTGGCAGCACCAGCTTTGCAAGAACCCAAGGCCAAACccagatattaaaactttattCACAGACCACACTTGTTCACCTCCAAATGGTCCTCTTGCACCAACACCTGTCAATCTCCCAGTCACTGCAGTTGCAAAGCCTGCTGCTTATTCCTCACTTGGAGCTCATGGT CCCTTTCCACCCACTGCAGCAGCTGCCAATGCTAATGCTTTAGCTGGTTGGATGGCCAATGCCTCTGCTTCATCTGTCCAAGCTTCTGTTGTTACTGCATCATCCATACCTGTTCCACAGAATCAAG TTCCAATCTTGAAACGTCCAAGAACACCTCCAGCAGCTTCAGGTATGGTGGATTATCCGAGTACTGATCATGAACAACTAATGAAACGGTTGCGGTCTGCCCAATCTGTTGAGGAG GTCACATATCCGACCACTCGACAGCAAGCTCCTTGGTCACTGGAGGACCTGCCTAGAGCAGTAGTTGTAACACTGCATCAAGGATACACTGTCACAAGCATGGATTTTCATCCTTCTCATCACACATTGCTACTTG tTGGTTCTAGTAATGGTGAAATTACCCTCTGGGAAGTTGCCTCGCGTGAGAGGTTGGTTTCAAAGCCATTCAAGATATGGGAAATAGCGTCCTGTTCATTGGGGTTTCAG GCTTCTGTTACCAAAGATACACAGATATCTGTCAGCCGAGTTACGTGGAGTCCAGATGGAAATTTTGTGG GGGTTGCATTTACCAAGCATTTGATTCACCTGTATGCCTATCATGGATCAAATGATCTTCGCCAAAATTTAGAG ATTGATGCCCATATTGGAGCTGTGAATGACTTGGCCTTTGCCCATCCAAATAAACAACTATGTCTTGTGTCCTGTGGAGATGACAAGCTGATAAAG GTGTGGGATTCGGCGGGGCGAAGACTATTCGTCTTTGAAGGTCATGAGGCGCCAGTATATTCCATCTGTCCTCATCACAAGGAGAATATTCAG TTCATATTTTCAACAGCTTGTGATGGAAAAATAAAGGCCTGGCTATACGACAATATGGGTTCTAGAGTTGATTATGATGCTCCTGGACACTGGTGTACTACAATGCTTTACAGTGCTGATGGAAGTAG GTTGTTCTCTTGTGGGACAAGTAAAGATGGGGATTCTTTTCTAGTTGAATGGAATGAAAGTGAAGGAGCAATAAAGAGGAGTTATATTGGGTTTAGAAAGAAATCAGCAGGTGTTGTGCAGTTTGACACAACTCAGAATCACTTCTTGGCTGCTGGTGAGGATAGCCAGATAAAGTTTTGGGATATGGACAATAACAATATTCTCGCTAGCACGGAGGCCGATGGTGGGCTCCCG AGCCTTCCTCGCTTGAGATTTAACAAGGAAGGGAATCTTCTCGCTGTTACAACAGCAGACAATGGATTCAAGATACTTGCGAATGCTGCTGGTCTCAGATCTTTAAGACCCATTGAACCCCCATCTTTTGAAGCATTGAGATCGCCCATTGAATCGGCTGCAGCCAAG GTATCTGGCTCTCCTGCCATAACAAATGTCAATCCAGTCAATTGCAAAGTGGAAAGGAGCTCTCCTGTCAGGCCTTCTCCAATTATT AATGGAGTTGATCCAAATGGAAGAAGCATGGAAAAGCCAAGAACCATGGAGGATGTAACTGATAGAACCAAACCTTGGCAGTTGTCTGAAATTGTGGATGCTGTCCAGTGCCGATTAGTTACCTTGCCAGAAGGCACAGATTCTTCGAGCAAG GTTGTTCGACTTCTATATACAAATTCTGGCATTGGGGTTTTGGCACTTGGGTCAAATGGTGTTCAGAAGCTGTGGAAATGGACACGGAACGAACAAAATCCAAGCGGAAAA GCCACTGCCAATGTTGTTCCTCAGCACTGGCAACCAAACAGTGGTCTTCTTATGGCTAATGATGTCTCAGGTGTCAACCTTGAAGAATCAGTACCATGTATAGCACTATCAAAAAATGACTCATATGTGATGTCAGCCTGTGGTGGAAAGGTTTCATTATTTAATATGATGACATTCAAG GTAATGACAACATTCATGGCAGCACCCCCTGCTTCTACCTTCCTAGCATTTCATCCTCAAGATAATAACATCATAGCTATTGGAATGGAGGATTCAACTATACACATATATAACGTTAGAGTTGATGAG GTAAAATCAAAACTGAAGGGACACCAGAAGCGGATAACTGGTTTAGCTTTTTCAACGAATCTTAATATCCTAGTTTCTTCAGGGGCTGATGCTCAA CTTTGTGTGTGGAGCATTGACACATGGGAGAAGAGGAAGTCATTTACAATCCAAATACCTGCTGGAAAGGCAACTGTCGGCGACACTCGAGTACAGTTCCACTCTGACCAAACGCGCTTGCTGGTAGTCCATGAGACACAGTTAGCTATATATGATGCCTCAAAGATGGACCGCATACGGCAG TGGGTCCCACAAGATGCACTGTCTGCACCCATTTCTTATGCAGCATACTCTTGCAATAGTCAACTAGTTTATGCTACCTTTTCCGATGGCAATATTGGGGTGTTTGATGCTGATAGTCTGAGACTAAGATGTCGTATTGCCCCATCAGCATACTTGTCCCAGGCAGCTTTAAATGG AAGCCAATCTGTGCACCCTCTTGTTGTTGCGGCAAATCCACTGGATCGCAACCAATTTGCTGTTGGGTTGACTGATGGATCTGTAAAGGTTATAGAGCCAACAGAATCAGAGGGGAAGTGGGGTTCAAGTCCACCAATGGATAATGGGATACCAAATGGCAGGACAGCATCATCATCTATCGCAAGCAACCACACACCCGATCAGACACAAAGATGA